One genomic segment of Macaca fascicularis isolate 582-1 chromosome 19, T2T-MFA8v1.1 includes these proteins:
- the KLK4 gene encoding kallikrein-4 isoform X1 yields the protein MENELFCSGVLVHPQWVLSAAHCFQKSYTIGLGLHSLEADQEPGSRMVEASYSVQHPEYNRPLLANDLMLIKLDESVSESATIRNISLASRCPTAGDSCLVSGWGLLANGRTPTVLQCVNLSVVSEEVCSELYDPLYHPSMFCAGGGQDRKDSCYVRDGKGEGRRLREGCRSGRQRYTGLHGEMQRWRDTQGDSDNWREKLGETEK from the exons ATGGAAAACGAATTGTTCTGCTCGGGCGTCCTGGTGCATCCGCAGTGGGTGCTGTCAGCCGCACACTGTTTCCAGAA GTCCTACACCATCGGGCTGGGCCTGCACAGTCTTGAGGCCGACCAAGAGCCAGGCAGCCGGATGGTGGAGGCCAGCTACTCGGTGCAGCACCCAGAGTACAACAGACCCTTGCTCGCCAACGACCTCATGCTCATCAAGTTGGACGAATCTGTGTCCGAGTCTGCCACCATCCGGAACATCAGCCTTGCTTCGCGGTGCCCTACCGCGGGGGACTCTTGCCTCGTTTCTGGCTGGGGTCTGCTGGCGAACG GCAGAACGCCCACCGTGCTGCAGTGCGTGAACTTGTCGGTGGTGTCTGAGGAGGTCTGCAGTGAGCTCTATGACCCGCTGTACCACCCCAGCATGTTCTGCGCCGGTGGAGGGCAAGACCGGAAGGACTCCTGCTACGTGAGAGACGGGAAAGGGGAGGGCAGGCGACTCAGGGAAGGGTGCAGAAGCGGGAGACAGAGATACACAGGGCTGCATGGAGAGATGCAGAGATggagagacacacagggagacaGTGACAACTGGAGAGAGAAACtgggagaaacagagaaataa
- the KLK4 gene encoding kallikrein-4 isoform X4 — protein MENELFCSGVLVHPQWVLSAAHCFQKSYTIGLGLHSLEADQEPGSRMVEASYSVQHPEYNRPLLANDLMLIKLDESVSESATIRNISLASRCPTAGDSCLVSGWGLLANG, from the exons ATGGAAAACGAATTGTTCTGCTCGGGCGTCCTGGTGCATCCGCAGTGGGTGCTGTCAGCCGCACACTGTTTCCAGAA GTCCTACACCATCGGGCTGGGCCTGCACAGTCTTGAGGCCGACCAAGAGCCAGGCAGCCGGATGGTGGAGGCCAGCTACTCGGTGCAGCACCCAGAGTACAACAGACCCTTGCTCGCCAACGACCTCATGCTCATCAAGTTGGACGAATCTGTGTCCGAGTCTGCCACCATCCGGAACATCAGCCTTGCTTCGCGGTGCCCTACCGCGGGGGACTCTTGCCTCGTTTCTGGCTGGGGTCTGCTGGCGAACG